The Megalopta genalis isolate 19385.01 chromosome 9, iyMegGena1_principal, whole genome shotgun sequence genome includes a window with the following:
- the polybromo gene encoding protein polybromo isoform X4, translated as MNKRRRTSSVASRGTEDDGDDIPPEPTKRRKKLDPSDLCQQLYDVLRNQKKEDGTLLCDAFIRVPKRRQEPGYYEVVTNPIDLLKVQQKLKTDEYRDMDDLAADIQLMVNNAKAFYMRTSPEYKDATELWELCINTKNRITEEYEDPEPKGKLILKVARLARKVATKQEDAEDTSESSTNPDEETIQLFEDLFAAVMTATDPADNNRPLHTMFQLKPSKKLYPEYYDVIETPVDLKTVARKIQEGAYSSISDMEKDLMLMCRNACQFNEPGSQIYKDAKLLKKIITAAARKQDTGLSSSIPKIATTAPSTRSKRGSRTMAQSLIAQTAALPDEDEESDDEEEESAETEEADNPQWQLFQTIRTAPNNQGVRMSEYFWKLPSKRLYPDYYKTIKNPISLLQIRTKIKKGEYGTVSEVAGDMNIMFENAKKYNIHTSRLYKSAVKLQKIMQEKVQELLEFDQDSDSDSEFENSSHQPKLIKRASNLLTRGKYKDNIPLKKRLYALVKCVIEYVCEDGRQPMLMFMEKPSKKLYPDYYQVIAEPIDMLAIEANIKAEKYQSENELIQDFKLMFNNCRQYNEEGSLIYEDANTLEKVLMDKVKELGPLPETPKPTKPSASTPTRNVGRPKKVIPLHLQKLKTMYDTIKDYHDAKGRQLSLIFMKLPNKNEYPDYYEVIKQPMNMEKIASTLKNNGYENLDELVSDFILMFDNACKYNEPDSQIYKDALILQRLVLQTKLQLSEDEESVPDVSAAIQEILATIFTALYNHQDEEGRCYSDSMAELPEHDIVDGKKVRGLSLDLIKRRLDRGVYKRLDRFQEDVFTCLERARRLSRTDSQPFEDSVELQAFFLRTRDEVTRGGDLLHSPALNYTLLDLSAQVAELKRVKQQQELALPNEEESCDGNETKDSETNTNTEGTNSDNGGSMSFNQEVYRAGDFAYIEPTERGMEYSVVLIERLWTNAEGQQMLYGNLFYRPSETYHVASRKFLDKELFKSDAHVAVPLAKVAGRCCVLSVKDYFRMQPEGFLEKDVYVCESRYSTKARAFKKIKVWNFDPDHLKLVSREKPLEPKRVISVYKERLEKHKEEIAELEEGEKLTEKERPNVILYNSEDTENTYYEQYNTCAGSVKTGDFVYVATDGGRQQIAQIDAIWSTKDGKCYFKGPWLLMPAEVPHTPTKLFYKQELFLSTVDGTHPIVAIVGKCAVLDYGEYICSRPTEIPEDDVYICESLYDESKSLMKKLGQEGLKKFNHNTTVTEDEIYFFRRPINPAKVPGDVAQTQNQVKPVTPSSTQFEMKTAGKKLVTGYILYSSKMRTQITQNNPESSFGEISRIVGNEWRKLPAGEKQAWEERAIKMNEDGGQLKGTSVSVGTNSIQDVVYECCWDNCDWQFEDMTDCIDHCIAEQNGHVQSSFVNAASDVEFQCQWRGCGRTKKSVPPFPSVQRLARHVKEVHILKSNGRIIPPSERSKNYMASKGPTILPPMETETSAAATQTSNIPVAKQPEPMFVAVPPRPSRVLHSDAYLRYIEALNVENRYISNWDKQMNANPDNTQIPDVTKLPAEWLGNGVGNHGNVVNALWTLRNMMMRDVLAINKTL; from the exons ATGAACAAGCGTCGTAGAACATCTTCAGTTGCAAGTCGAGGTACGGAAGATGATGGTGACGATATACCACCTGAACCAAcaaaaaggagaaaaaaattagaTCCT AGTGACCTGTGCCAACAATTGTATGATGTGCTACGTAATCAAAAAAAGGAAGATGGAACATTATTATGTGATGCATTTATACGTGTGCCTAAACGCAGACAAGAACCAGGTTATTATGAAGTTGTAACAAATCCTATAGACCTGCTAAAGGTTCAACAAAAACTAAAAACTGACGAATATAGAGATATGGATGACTTGGCAGCTGATATTCAACTTATGGTTAATAATGCAAAAGCTTTTTATATG CGTACATCTCCCGAGTATAAGGATGCTACAGAACTTTGGGAATTATGTATAAACACAAAGAATCGTATTACAGAAGAGTACGAAGATCCAGAACCTAAAGGAAAACTTATATTGAAAGTAGCAAGATTG GCTCGAAAAGTTGCAACGAAACAAGAAGATGCAGAAGATACATCTGAAAGTTCTACAAATCCAGATGAAGAGACAATACAGCTTTTTGAAGATTTATTTGCAGCTGTTATGACAGCAACAGATCCAGCTGACAACAATAGGCCATTACATACAATGTTTCAGCTTAAACCATCTAAAAAg TTATACCCTGAGTATTATGATGTAATAGAGACACCAGTGGACTTAAAAACGGTGGCAAGGAAAATTCAAGAGGGAGCATATAGCAGTATCTCAGatatggaaaaggatttaatgCTCATGTGTCGTAATGCTTGTCAATTTAATGAACCTGGTTCTCAAATTTACAAAGATGCTAAACTATTAAAGAAGATTATTACTGCAGCAGCAAGAAAACAGGATACTGGATTAAGTAGTAGTATTCCAAAGATTGCAACAACTGCCCCATCGACGCGGAGTAAAAGAGGTAGTCGCACTATGGCACAATCTTTAATAGCGCAAACTGCAGCATTACcagatgaagatgaagaaagtgatgatgaagaagaagagtCTGCAGAAACTGAAGAAGCAGACAATCCACAATGGCAGCTATTCCAAACTATTCGAACAGCACCAAATAATCAAG GAGTTAGAATGAGTGAATATTTCTGGAAACTTCCATCAAAAAGATTGTATCCTGATTACTATAAAACGATTAAAAATCCTATTTCTTTATTACAAATCCGTACAAAAATAAAG AAAGGTGAATATGGTACAGTTAGTGAAGTAGCTGGAgacatgaatattatgtttgaGAAcgcaaaaaaatataatattcatacaTCTAGATTATATAAG AGTGCTGTAAAATTGCAAAAAATAATGCAAGAGAAAGTACAAGAACTTTTAGAATTTGATCAG GACTCAGACTCGGATAGTGAATTTGAAAACAGTTCCCATCAACCAAAACTTATTAAGCGTGCTTCGAATCTATTAACTCGTGGAAAATATAAAGACAATATACCATTGAAGAAAAGATTGTATGCATTAGTTAAATGTGTGATAGAATACGTT TGTGAAGATGGTCGACAACCGATGTTAATGTTTATGGAAAAACCTTCTAAAAAATTATATCCCGATTATTATCAAGTAATAGCAGAACCCATTGATATGCTAGCTATTGAAGCTAATATTAAAGCAGAAAAATATCAAAGTGAAAATGAGTTAATACAAGATTTCAAG tTAATGTTTAATAATTGCCGCCAATACAATGAAGAAGGTTCCCTAATATATGAAGATGCAAATACATTGGAAAAAGTTTTAATGGATAAAGTAAAAGAACTAGGGCCATTACCAGAAACACCTAAGCCAACAAAGCCAAGTGCATCCACACCAACTAGAAATGTTGG AAGACCAAAAAAGGTTATACCATTACACTTACAAAAGTTAAAAACCATGTATGATACCATAAAAGATTATCATGATGCCAAAGGAAGGCAGTTATCtttaatttttatgaaattacCAAATAAAAATGAGTATCCTGATTATTATGAAGTCATCAAACAACCAATGAACATGGAAAAAATCGCATCTACATTGAAAAATAATGGATACGAAAATTTAGATGAACTTGTGTCGGATTTTATATTAATGTTTGATAATGCTTGCAAATATAATGAACCTGATTCACAAATATACAAg GATGCATTAATTTTACAACGATTAGTCCTGCAAACAAAGTTACAATTAAGCGAAGATGAAGAAAGTGTACCAGATGTATCAGCTGCAATTCAAGAAATACTGGCAACCATTTTCACTGCTCTATATAATCATCAAGATGAAGAAGGAAGGTGTTACTCAGACTCTATGGCGGAACTTCCTGAACACGATATTGTAGATGGAAAAAA AGTACGAGGATTATCATTGGACTTAATTAAGAGGAGATTAGACCGTGGAGTTTACAAACGACTAGATCGATTCCAAGAAGATGTATTTACATGTTTAGAAAGAGCCAGAAGATTATCACGTACAGACTCTCAGCCTTTCGAAGATAGTGTAGAGTTACAAGCATTTTTCTTGCGTACTCGTGATGAAGTAACTCGTGGTGGAGATTTATTACATTCACCAGCACTTAATTATACACTACTTGATCTTTCTGCTCAAGTTGCAGAATTAAAACGCGtgaaacaacaacaagaattagCATTGCCTAACGAAGAAGAAAGTTGTGATGGAAATGAGACAAAA gaTTCGGAAACAAATACTAATACTGAAGGAACTAATAGCGACAATGGAGGATCAATGAGTTTTAATCAAGAAGTTTATAGGGCTGGAGATTTTGCATATATAGAACCTACAGAACGCGGCATGGAATATAGTGTAGTTCTTATAGAACGTTTATGGACAAATGCAGAGGGACAACAAATGTTGTATGGCAATTTATTTTATAGACCAAGTGAAACTTACCATGTAGCCTCAAGAAAATTTCTGGacaaagaattatttaaaagtgATGCTCATGTAGCTGTACCTCTAGCTAAAGTAGCCGGCCGGTGTTGTGTTCTAAGTGTAAAAGATTATTTTAGAATGCAACCAGAAGGTTTCTTAGAGAAAGATGTTTATGTATGCGAATCACGATATTCTACAAAAGCGCGAGCTTTTAAAAAAATCAAAGTCTGGAATTTTGATCCAGATCATTTGAAACTTGTATCAAGAGAGAAGCCATTAGAACCAAAACGGGTAATATCAGTATATAAGGAAAGATTAGAAAAACATAAAGAAGAGATCGCAGAGTTAGAAGAAGGAGAAAAATTAACAGAGAAAGAACGACCT aatgtaatattgtataattcGGAGGATACAGAAAATACTTACTACGAACAATACAATACGTGTGCGGGTTCTGTAAAAACAGGAGATTTTGTTTATGTAGCAACAGATGGAGGTAGACAACAAATTGCACAGATTGATGCTATATGGTCGACTAAAGA CGGGAAATGTTATTTTAAAGGCCCATGGTTGCTAATGCCTGCAGAAGTGCCACATACACccacaaaattattttataaacaagAACTTTTCTTGTCTACTGTTGATGGTACCCATCCCATTGTAGCTATTGTTGGAAAATGTGCAGTCCTTGACTATGGAGAGTATATTTGTA GTAGACCTACAGAAATTCCAGAGGATGATGTATATATTTGTGAATCATTATACGACGAAAGTAAAAGCCTCATGAAGAAACTAGGACAAGAAGGTTTAAAGAAATTCAATCATAACACAACAGTAACAGAAGACGAAATATACTTCTTTCGAAGGCCTATCAACCCTGCTAAA GTTCCAGGCGATGTGGCTCAGACGCAAAATCAAGTCAAGCCTGTTACTCCTAGTTCAACTCAATTTGAAATG AAAACGGCGGGTAAGAAATTAGTTACGGGCTATATTTTGTATTCGAGTAAAATGCGAACGCAGATTACACAAAACAATCCTGAATCATCCTTTGGGGAGATTAGCAGAATTGTTGGCAACgag TGGAGGAAGTTGCCAGCAGGAGAAAAGCAAGCATGGGAAGAAAGAGCAATTAAAATGAATGAAGATGGAGGACAACTAAAAGGGACATCTGTTTCAGTAGGCACTAATTCTATACAAGATGTAGTATATGAATGTTGCTGGGACAATTGTGACTGGCAATTTGAAGATATGACTGATTGTATTGATCATTGTATTGCTGAACAGAATGGACACGTGCAATCGTCTTTTGTTAATGCCGCTAGTG ACGTGGAATTCCAATGCCAGTGGCGTGGTTGTGGTCGTACGAAAAAATCTGTACCTCCTTTCCCAAGTGTACAAAGACTTGCAAGGCACGTTAAAGAAGTGCATATCCTTAAATCGAATGGACGTATAATACCTCCTTCAGAAAGAAGCAA AAATTATATGGCCTCGAAAGGTCCAACGATATTACCGCCAATGGAGACTG AAACATCGGCAgctgcgacacaaacgagcaaTATACCCGTGGCTAAACAGCCAGAACCAATGTTTGTTGCTGTTCCTCCAAGACCAAGCCGTGTGTTACATTCAGATGCCTATCTACG ATATATCGAAGCATTAAACGTAGAAAACCGGTACATATCAAACTGGGATAAACAGATGAATGCTAATCCTGATAATACACAAATTCCTGATGTAACAAAATTACCAGCTGAATGGCTAGGCAACGGCGTAGGCAACCATGGGAATGTGGTAAACGCCTTATGGACACTAAGGAACATGATGATGCGAGATGTGTTAGCCATCAATAAAACTTTATAG